One window of Leishmania mexicana MHOM/GT/2001/U1103 complete genome, chromosome 12 genomic DNA carries:
- a CDS encoding NADH:flavin oxidoreductase/NADH oxidase,putative codes for MSSASKAVDAMLKPLLIGGRPISNRFIMAPLTRCRADDDHVPTAAMVKHYSDRASMGLIITEATQIQKGYSAFAHEAGIYGKAQVDGWKKVTDAVHDKGGIIFCQIHHGGRSTVPSNLDKGVRIIAPSAVAITGHECAHYFARDGKKQPYPVPHAMTAEEIASCVDLYATAARNAIAAGFDGVEVHGANGYLIDQFLKTGSNQRTDEYGGCIESRCRFLFEVLDAVIKAIGRERVGLRISPLNSFNDESDENPEALTRYICSQLNLRKIAFLDVMRADFFSLARGADKWAREEYEGVLFTGMGFEIEEAAKTVESGAADAVVFGTKALANPDLVARAVAGAPLNKPDPETFYTTGDAGYNDYLFMEPSHGLPAAPSGAQEAPPQ; via the coding sequence ATGTCCTCCGCTTCTAAGGCAGTCGATGCGATGCTGAAGCCGCTCCTGATCGGCGGGCGGCCGATTTCCAACCGCTTTATTATGGCCCCGctgacgcgctgccgcgctgacGACGACCATGTGCCCACCGCCGCGATGGTGAAGCACTACTCGGACCGCGCCTCCATGGGCCTCATCATCACGGAGGCAACGCAGATTCAGAAGGGCTACTCTGCCTTCGCGCACGAGGCTGGCATCTACGGCAAGGCGCAGGTGGACGGCTGGAAGAAGGTGACGGATGCGGTGCACGACAAGGGCGGCATCATCTTCTGCCAGATCCACCATGGTGGCCGCTCTACAGTGCCGTCAAACCTGGACAAGGGCGTGCGAATCATTGCGCCATCCGCAGTCGCCATCACCGGCCACGAGTGCGCTCATTACTTTGCGCGAGATGGCAAGAAGCAGCCGTACCCTGTGCCGCATGCAATGACTGCAGAGGAGATCGCGAGCTGTGTGGACCTGTACGCGACTGCGGCTCGCAATGCGATAGCGGCCGGGTTCGATGGTGTGGAGGTGCACGGCGCGAACGGGTACCTGATTGACCAGTTCCTCAAGACCGGCTCGAACCAGCGCACAGATGAGTACGGCGGCTGCATCGAGAGCCGGTGCCGTTTCCTGTTCGAGGTGTTGGATGCCGTGATCAAGGCGATTGGCCGCGAGCGCGTTGGCCTCCGCATCTCACCTCTCAACAGCTTCAACGACGAAAGTGACGAGAACCCGGAGGCGTTGACGCGGTACATCTGCTCGCAGCTGAACTTGCGCAAGATCGCCTTCCTGGACGTGATGCGCGCTGACTTCTTCAGCCTCGCACGCGGTGCGGACAAGTGGGCACGCGAGGAGTACGAGGGCGTGTTGTTCACTGGCATGGGCTTCGAGATAGAGGAAGCAGCGAAGACGGTGGAaagcggtgctgccgatgcTGTTGTGTTCGGCACTAAGGCGCTTGCAAACCCTGACCTGGTTGCACGTGCGgtcgctggtgcgccgctgAACAAGCCTGATCCTGAGACTTTTTACACCACTGGCGACGCAGGCTACAACGACTATCTGTTCATGGAGCCTTCTCATGGCTTGCCCGCTGCCCCGTCCGGCGCGCAGGAGGCGCCACCACAGTAA